The Pontibacter sp. SGAir0037 DNA segment ATGACTAAAATACAAGACGTGATTAAAGTGCTGGAGCAACTGGCTCCTGTCCCCTACCAGGAAAGTTATGATAACGCAGGTTTACAAACCGGTAACCCGGGCGATGAGGTAAAGGGCGTGCTGGTAACCCTGGATTGTACTGAAAAAGTAGTGGAGGAAGCTATCGCTAAAGGCTGCAATCTTATTGTAGCACATCATCCGGTTATTTTTAAAGGCTTAAAACAGCTGACGGGACGAAGTTATGTGGAACGCACTATCATTAAAGCCATTCAACATCATGTTGCTATCTACGCCTGCCACACAAACCTGGACAATGTGCACAACGGCGTTAACGCCAAGGTTGCAGAAAAACTGGAGCTACATCAGCCTAAGATACTGGCAAGCAAATCTCAAACGCTCTTACAACTGGTCACATTTGTTCCGGTAGCAGATACAGACCATGTACTGCAGGCACTTCATAAAGCAGGCGCAGGTCAGATTGGTAACTACCATAATTGCAGCTTCCGGGTGCAGGGAACGGGACAGTTTTTACCATCCGACAAAGCAGATCCCGCCATAGGGCAAGCTGGAAAGCCGGAGCAGGTGCAGGAAAACCGACTAGAGCTTATATTCCCGGCTTATTTACAGCATAACATCATGAAGGCCCTGGTGGAGGCACATCCGTATGAAGAGGTGGCGCATTATATTACCGCTTTGGAAAACCGGAACCAGGAAGTAGGCATTGGTATGATCGGCGAACTTAAAGAAGCTCTTTCCGAAGAAGAGTTCCTGCAGTACCTGAAACAGAAAATGAAACTACAGGGGCTTCGATATACTTCTGTAGGTGCAAAAAAAATTAAAAAAGTGGCAGTTTGCGGCGGTGCAGGCAGCTTCCTGATCAAAGACAGTATCCGCCATGGTGCTGATGCACTGGTTACTGCCGACCTGAAATACCATGAGTTTTTCGATGCCGAAGACAAGCTGATGATTGCCGACATCGGTCACTACGAAAGTGAGGTATTTACAAAGGAGATTTTTTATGACGTAATTTCAAAAAATTTCCTTAATTTTGCAGTCGATTTATCAGAAACTAACACGAACCCTGTCAGATACACTTTTTAATTCATGGAAAGTACGGTAGCCAGTAAATTAGATGCATTATTACATCTCCAGAGCATCGATTCTCAACTAGACGAAATTAGACGCGTAAGAGGCGATTTGCCTGAAGAAGTTCGTGATCTTGAAGATGAGATAGAAGGTTATGAGGTGCGGGTTAGTAAGTTCGACGATGAGGTTGCCGCCTTGAACGATGCCATCGCTCAGCGCAGACAGTCTATAAAAGATGCTGAAAGCCTGATTCGCAAGTACGAGGACCAGCAGGTGAATGTACGCAACAACCGCGAATACGATGCCATCACAAAAGAAATCGAATTGCAGAAACTTGAGATTCAGGTAGCAGAGAAAAAAATTAAAGAAGCTTACTACCAGATCGATCAGAAGAACAACGAGATTGAAGGTACCAAGCACCGTTTAGAAGAACGCAAAAAAGATTTAGATAACAAGAAAAACGAGCTGGAGCAGATCGTTTCTGAAAGCGAAGACGAAGAAAAGAAACTGGAGCAGGACAGAGAAACCGCTGCAGCAAAGATCGAAGATCGTCTTTTAAGCGCCTATACCCGTATCCGCAAAAACGTACGTAACGGCCTTGCTGTTGTTCCTGTTAAACGCGATGCCTGTGGCGGTTGCTTCAACACCGTGCCTCCTCAGCGCCAGGCAGATATTGCTGCACAGAAAAAAGTTATTGTGTGCGAGCACTGCGGCAGAATATTAGCAGGCGTAGAGCACCGCATTTATTAATTGAATTCTTATGCTAAGCGGTAATCGCTTGAAACAATATCTTAAAAGGATGGCTAATCACCATCCTTTTTTTTTAATAATCTTCCTTACGCTTCTTCCGCTGCAAAGCGCATTGGCAGCCTCTGCCTTTAATTGGCGGGTGGCCAATGCCTACCAAGAAACAATTAAACTAAAAATTGACAAAGGAAGAGGTCTGATAGCGGCAGAACTACAGGACAGCCCTGCTAATGCCACCGCTATACTTATTGCGAACTACCAGGATTTTCTGATCTTGATGGTACAGCAACATCCTGGCAGCTTTAAAAAGCTGATTAACGCCCAGGAAAAAAGGCTGGCGCAATTGAGTAGTTTAAAAGAGAAGTCTCCCTGGGTGGGGTTCAGTGTGGCAGAAATCAGGCTACAGCTGGCAATCAGCTACCTGCTGGCTGATAGTAAACTGGCGGCTGCCTGGGAGTTTCGTAAAGCTTTCCTGCAATACCAGGCTAATGCTAAAAGCTATCCTTCTTTTATTCCAAACAAAAAATCCTATGGTGTATTGCTGGCACTGGTAGGCTCCGTACCGGATAACTACAAGTGGTTACTAAACATTATAGGCATGAAAGGGAGTGTAAAAGCCGGCATGCAGCATTTACAGGCAGCAGCTTCGCAGGAGAATCCCTTTCAGGAAGAGGCTGTATTACTTAAACTTGTACTGGAACAACTAATCGATCAGCAACAGGAGCAGCATGTTATGTCCACAATAAACACGCTGCTGAAACAGAACCCGGATAACCTGCTTTATACTTTCACGGCCATTCATATGCTTAAGAAAATAAAGAAAAGCGATGCGGCCTTGCAGTACTATTTAAAACGACCAGGCGGAAAAGATTACCTTTCTTTCCCTTACCTGCACTACATGGCTGCCGATGTGTACCTGGCGAAAGGGCAGTTTGAACGTTCCATCCAGGAAAACCAATATTTTCTGACTAATCATGAAGGTACGAATCATTTAAAGGCAGCTAACTTCAAGCTTTTTCAGGCATACTGGCTTAGCAACAACCAGCAGATGGCCGGCCGTTACTACAGCAGAATAAGCGAAGTGGGCAAAACCCTGGTAGATGAAGACATTTATGCAGCACGCTTTGTGCAGGAAGAGACACAACTTCAAAGAGAACTGCTTTTGGCCCGCCTGCGCTCTGACGGAGGCTATTACCGTGAGGCCCTGGCAGACCTTAATGATTTTAGCTTAACCAAAGATACCCCGCATCCGGTTAAGCTGGAATACCTGTACCGCAAGGCACGTATATATCATGGACTGGAAGATATGGCACAGGCGAAAAAATTTTATGAGTTTACAATTAATGCTTCAGGTACATCTACTTTATATTTTGCACCCAATGCAGCATTGCAGCTTGGCTACATCTACCTCGAAGAAAACAATAAAGCAAAGGCAAAAAGCTGCTTTCAGGCGGCCATAAACTATAAGGACCATGCCTATAAGAATAGCATAGACTCTAAAGCCAAGCTTGCACTTTCTTCGCTATAGGAAATTGTTTTATGATATTTAAATCAACGGTTTCTGTTTCTTCTTTACCAGTATCTCTTGAAGAATTCCGCTTAAGGGCACTGGCCTGGGCAAATCAGTTTTCTTTGGTAGCCTACTATACTTCAAACAATATCCCATACCCTTACCAGGGCTTTAAACATATGCTGGCTGTTTCAGATGGCCCGGCTTTGCCTATAGATGAAACGTCTGCGCTTAGCAGCTTCAGAACAATAATCCAGCGTACCCCGGACTATTACTGCGGCTTCTTTAACTATGACCTGAAGAATCAGATTGAAACCCTCAGCAGCAAGAACCACGATCATATAGGCTTTCCGCTGATCTTCTTCTTTCGGCCGGAGGTGACGATATTCTTTGACAGTGCAGAAAGTATAAGCATAGCAAGCAGCGTAGATTCCATTGCCGCTATTATAGATGCCATTCTACTCACCCCTGCTCCTTTTGCAAAAGGGAACCAGTCAGTTCAAGTAAAACAACGGGTAAATCCGACCACTTACAAAGCAACTGTAGAGCGTATAAAAAATCACATACTGGAGGGCGATGTGTATGAACTAAACTATTGCATCGAATTTTACGCTGAACAGGCTGTCGTCACTCCGCTGGATCTGTTTCTGGCTTTAAATACAACATCACCCACTCCTTTTGCGGGCTACCTCAAAGCTGAAGATAAATATTTAGTCTGTGCTTCTCCTGAGCGCTTTCTTAAAAAGGAGGGCAGAAAACTTACCTCACAACCTATCAAAGGAACTATACGGCGCGGTGCAACACCAGAAGAAGATGTACTGCTGCAACAGCAGCTGCGGAACAGCGAAAAAGAACTGGCTGAAAACATGATGATTGTTGACCTGGTGCGCAACGATCTGAGAAAGTCCTGCTCTACAGGCACTGTTCGCGTAGAAGAGATGTTCGGTATTTACGGCTTCAAACAGGTCTCGCAAATGATATCGACTATCACTGGTGAGTTGCAGCCGGGAAAAGATCTGACAGATGCCCTGCGAGGTGCATTTCCAATGGGAAGCATGACAGGC contains these protein-coding regions:
- a CDS encoding anthranilate synthase component I family protein; this encodes MIFKSTVSVSSLPVSLEEFRLRALAWANQFSLVAYYTSNNIPYPYQGFKHMLAVSDGPALPIDETSALSSFRTIIQRTPDYYCGFFNYDLKNQIETLSSKNHDHIGFPLIFFFRPEVTIFFDSAESISIASSVDSIAAIIDAILLTPAPFAKGNQSVQVKQRVNPTTYKATVERIKNHILEGDVYELNYCIEFYAEQAVVTPLDLFLALNTTSPTPFAGYLKAEDKYLVCASPERFLKKEGRKLTSQPIKGTIRRGATPEEDVLLQQQLRNSEKELAENMMIVDLVRNDLRKSCSTGTVRVEEMFGIYGFKQVSQMISTITGELQPGKDLTDALRGAFPMGSMTGAPKIRAMELIEEIENTKRGLYAGAYGYLTPEQDADFNVVIRSIQYNASTQYLSFMVGSAITYDSDPEQEYQECLLKAQAILKVLGQG
- a CDS encoding zinc ribbon domain-containing protein gives rise to the protein MESTVASKLDALLHLQSIDSQLDEIRRVRGDLPEEVRDLEDEIEGYEVRVSKFDDEVAALNDAIAQRRQSIKDAESLIRKYEDQQVNVRNNREYDAITKEIELQKLEIQVAEKKIKEAYYQIDQKNNEIEGTKHRLEERKKDLDNKKNELEQIVSESEDEEKKLEQDRETAAAKIEDRLLSAYTRIRKNVRNGLAVVPVKRDACGGCFNTVPPQRQADIAAQKKVIVCEHCGRILAGVEHRIY
- a CDS encoding DUF3808 domain-containing protein, giving the protein MANHHPFFLIIFLTLLPLQSALAASAFNWRVANAYQETIKLKIDKGRGLIAAELQDSPANATAILIANYQDFLILMVQQHPGSFKKLINAQEKRLAQLSSLKEKSPWVGFSVAEIRLQLAISYLLADSKLAAAWEFRKAFLQYQANAKSYPSFIPNKKSYGVLLALVGSVPDNYKWLLNIIGMKGSVKAGMQHLQAAASQENPFQEEAVLLKLVLEQLIDQQQEQHVMSTINTLLKQNPDNLLYTFTAIHMLKKIKKSDAALQYYLKRPGGKDYLSFPYLHYMAADVYLAKGQFERSIQENQYFLTNHEGTNHLKAANFKLFQAYWLSNNQQMAGRYYSRISEVGKTLVDEDIYAARFVQEETQLQRELLLARLRSDGGYYREALADLNDFSLTKDTPHPVKLEYLYRKARIYHGLEDMAQAKKFYEFTINASGTSTLYFAPNAALQLGYIYLEENNKAKAKSCFQAAINYKDHAYKNSIDSKAKLALSSL
- a CDS encoding Nif3-like dinuclear metal center hexameric protein, whose amino-acid sequence is MTKIQDVIKVLEQLAPVPYQESYDNAGLQTGNPGDEVKGVLVTLDCTEKVVEEAIAKGCNLIVAHHPVIFKGLKQLTGRSYVERTIIKAIQHHVAIYACHTNLDNVHNGVNAKVAEKLELHQPKILASKSQTLLQLVTFVPVADTDHVLQALHKAGAGQIGNYHNCSFRVQGTGQFLPSDKADPAIGQAGKPEQVQENRLELIFPAYLQHNIMKALVEAHPYEEVAHYITALENRNQEVGIGMIGELKEALSEEEFLQYLKQKMKLQGLRYTSVGAKKIKKVAVCGGAGSFLIKDSIRHGADALVTADLKYHEFFDAEDKLMIADIGHYESEVFTKEIFYDVISKNFLNFAVDLSETNTNPVRYTF